A segment of the Asterias amurensis chromosome 11, ASM3211899v1 genome:
ttgcaattttagagcagtgtctaaagcccttttcacactacaggtatttcccgggaaatgcccgggaaatgttagtcgatctgttcacactacaaaacatttcccgggaaataacattttcccgggaaataatttacccagttaaggggtagggttacaggagttaaccccggggaaaaacgtttttcccgggaaaagcacCTAGTGGGAACGAAAGCGGGCTTAACTTACCCCAACTTTTGCttccactgtgttgagacgtcattaatctcgaaaggtcacagacgtcaaaaatagcgcgccaaataattcgcgtggtaacaaaagcctttttttgttttctcattctgaaagtgtttacgtttaggtacgaaaataaaagtgaattacatctgtaatttacaaataaatataagaattaaaaaatagaccacgtgaatggaataggaatagaataaaAATAGTTAGCGTGAACAAGCTTCCTActcgtacacacgccatgtgtgtatggtatttcttatttacatgtacttggccgttggtggacttttgttgtccagagtcagattGGAGTTCTtcgatcgacattgctgtctaccacctgacagtaaatattttagttcaatttgttgctcaatttcttacgatgggtagaagtgaccgatggagtgatgatgacattttgaaactagttgcatatttggccgacgatgcagtccaaaaacagctagatgggcatataggcctacaagaaacgggaaagttttctcaaaattgactgactgcctgcgtgaagctggatataaacggacccctgcccatgagcagggttaattatttcctgggaaaacgtcatttcccgggaaattcccgggagtatttttgtagtgtgaacagatccaccaaaagttcccgggaatttcccggaaaataactatagtgtgaacaggcaaaaattgagatgaacgccaacacaaaacctctgggtaaaacacggacacaaaagtccattcaattacagttctcaaaagaagaaaaaaaactgtcgcagagtagaaagctccctttcgctttttctaatagcaacttgctcccaccagtggcagctcttcatggtagaccagattgacctttgaccaatacttccagcaagtgccatgaaacccgtcaatcgcacgacaaattccatccgattgttctaccgcatgtctttaaaacactgtcacagcaatcgtcttctcctgacaagacgtcagcaacgtcttccccgaactgcaagacttcttctccgccgtaatcacacaatatattggtataacaacacgcaaatacacaattaatgtgcagccattttgggtcgcatgtggcagagattttgcagccggccgcgtggcattgtgggaacggacttccgtccacaaacattgtaacttccgcatgggctgacctgttaccacatttcctggggtttgatcgtaagtgtgaaacgaccgtgcatattcctaggaaatagtactcccgggagttaccaaattgggatagtgagaacggttactggggtggcggtggggtaaaaaactcccgggattttcccgggagtCGATTTCCAACTAAAGCCacttcgaatcctatgttttagcagcgggtaccacaacgatttaatagatgggaaatctgcatcggggataagaaatattaattttggttttacccataaaccgatgtgtgttggtaCTCGGTATTATACCCGAGCATCCACGATGCGAATTTTTCCAAACAAACGTATAATGTAAACCAAAATTAGATTTCTGATGAACGTGAGTTATCAAAAGAGAAACATTTATTGAATAATGTGTGTAAGTAACAAGACGGGAGTTGAACCTGTATGTTCTGGGGTACAGTTCCAGTGTTCCACAAACCCGCGCTGCTTTGGTGTATACAGACAATTTTACCCCAACCCAATAGTGTCATGAaatcaccatatctcaaaatgactTGTGGTATATTTGTGCATATAGGTCCTTTCTCTGTGCTCTGTGTAATTTCATgatgcaaacattttgtttttgtctggtTTCTACTACCCATAACCTTTATGGTGCAGCCATTTTGACAATGTCACCAAATCGAGGCTAGATGGTAACAGTAGTCTGGCCCCTTGTATATATTCATATTCAAAGTATTCATGTTAAAACAGGGAGCATGACTACAAAGATTGTAGAAGAACGATAACAGTCGCCTACGCGGATGTAATTTCACCCAAAGCGGCAGCCGTTAGTTGTGCCGTCGGCTTGTGCCTTGATGCCTGTTTATTTGCCTAACGTACACTCATTAATCACAACCACCATCCATTGCAGCGTATGTTTTGGGGTCATATATTGGACTTTAAgaagttatttataaattttaattatacATTGCACCAGCAAGAAGAATAATTTTGTTAGGAATAAAATATATGAGTTTGGATGCATCGACGGCAGAGGATATTTAGAAGGGTTTTTAGGTTAAACGTGTGGAGTGAAATTCTACATGGCGAAATAAGTTACCAgaagcaaaaaacaacaacatataaATAAGAAAGCAacataaaaatatttaatttttttaattgttgtctttttcttttttattattcttttattataataaacATGTGTGTGTATACATAGTGTTGACATTTACATAGCGTGTAAACTTTCGAACATAACAAAGTCAAGATGTTTAAATGCAACATTCTTTGCCTATAAATTGAAAGTAattttacaataataaaattGGACATTTGGAGATGAAATGTAAGTATCCACGCGCAAAGGCAAAGATACATTTGGTTTTGGGAAACAGTTCAATTATTGTTCCAAACCTGTATGAATCATTGAAAGGTTACGATTAACCTTTCAAAGAATGGTTGTGATTTTGGGAGATGTCGCCGAAAAGCAGGAGCGGCTAgctccacgcaggaagaataatccgtaatttcatgcagaaacgtttctcagattgaaatgtctTTCTATCCCTTTCTTTAGAACCACATTTCTTACAAGGGAACCGTTTATCAAATGATATCAACAGCCCGCAGTGCTTCACtaaaattttataaattttgagtgattgccaaaggtgtacagtccctttaaagacagtgttcactattggtaattactcaaaataattattggcttacaacctttcttggtgacgagtaatggggagaggttgatggtataaatcattgtgaaaaacggctccctctgccatagttttcgagaaagaagtaattttccacgaatttgatttcgagaccttagcagatttagaacttgtggtctcgaaatcaaccatctaaatgcacacaacttcgtgtgacgagggcgttttttctttcattattatctcgcaacttcgatgaccgattgaccggtttgttattttatgcatatgttgagatacactgtgaaggctagtctttgactattaccaatagtgtccactgcctttaaaggctgtACCGCGTTTTTAACTCATGATAAATCACTGGTTTATAAAAAAGAACCCCTTTTTTCATAACATATGTTTTAATTCTTTATACAACatcaacaaacctgtaaaatagAATGTGCGAACCTCGTCACATCGGAAACGAGCCTCGCCACATCGGAAGCGAGAACACGCAAGTCGAGAACACAACTCGAATGAAGACGATATCTTTGAAACCGTTATCATCTTTTTAAGTTATATTGATacacagattttaaaaatggtaaTATGTTTTGTTAATACATTTTCCTTTCCATATAACAGCCTACAAATAAACCGTTGAAATTaacattcaaataaaatttaaaacggGGACATGGaagcttatttttttttgtacagaaattCAGTTTTGCCAATCTCCGGAATTGTTCGACAATGCATTTAGCCAAAACGAGTTAACGGGAGTGGAGGTCAAGTCTTATTGTCCGGCTGCCTTtgtctactttttgtttaatttatttgacTGGCATATAATATTTCATGACTGAACTTTCCTTCCCAACAATATGATGTGATTAATACAGGTGCACAGCCATAACCATGCCACACATTGTTTTCCCATTTCGTGACAAATCATTTGAAAACCATGGTAGCAGTTATCTCAATGTTATTAATGTATCAATTTAATATTCACTGTGTGTCATCGATGAATAAGAATTTCAGTATGTCAAATAACAGATCTGTAAAAATTACTCAATATTTATCTTTTGTTCATTTATGTGTCTGTGTAACAAAGCCATGCCATATCTGGTGGTAGAAAAAATGCGCGGTAGTCTAAACTTAACATTTCCTGGTAGTGGGGAGAttgagtcaaaagagggcgcgaTCAGTTGATTACGCGAAGCACGCAAAATAGTGCGCAATTTCAGAGCTTGCGCGAGAAGGAGCTACATGGCGCATATGTCGcgtgcaattatgtcctctatgcaatactatccgaaGGACATTATTAGTATCTcagtcttaaaggcattggacactatatTGATTAACTCAGAATCGACAGATTaaaaatggctctctctgaaataTATTAGTTTGGAGAAAGAGGCAATTCAAATACTTAAacctaataaaagacttcatgcaTGAGCCTTTGttaagcatgtgaaagcacataGATTTGAACAACaatggtatttttctttcattattctcttgcaactccaaattttcacagatttgttgtttgatGCATTGTTGACAAGTCGCACGAACCACGATCCTgccagttttaaaggcactggccacctttcgtaattgccaaagaccagtattttcacttgatgtagGCCTATCCCAACATATTATTAGTcatcaatttgtcatcgaagttgcaagagatacatgaaagaaaaacacccttgttccacAAAATGTGTGTCATTTCATCtgccttataaaaggcttcagctgaagtctcttaatatttgagttagaactacctctctctctctctcaaaagctacgtttttcagagggagccatctctcgcaatgttttatactatcaacagttctccatcgCTCGTAGCCaaacgtttttatgctaaccattattttgagtagttaccaaaagtgttcagtgcctttaaaaatcacCTAAATTCTTGTATTCCCACCCACGTTTAGGTATTTCCATCCACttttataacaaataaaataagaagTGTTATGGTAAAAATGTCAACAGTTGGGGCATAAGCCTATGGTACACACATAAGGAAAACAGGGTTCAATCGGGGTATATGAATACCCTCTTTGAAGTATAATGAAACCTTCATGTTGCAGTAGTCGTGACTGAGTTATTATAAGCTAAGGGTGTTGAGTTGTTGCAGAACAAACAATCAACATTTAtaccaaaaaaaagtaaataatgtAAACACGATTATGTAATTGCAGTTCCCTCTTCGAGGGCTGTAGTTgaaggcactgggcacgtttggtaattgtcaaagaccagtggtcTCACTTTGTGTGTCACAACATAGcctttgcataaaataacaaacctgtgaaaatttgggctcaatattggtaattgaatttgcaagaagaataatgaaagaagaaaaaaaacctgttttatgtgctttcagatgcataaaaaaatgAGCtgataatgtttttattttatttgagtgagaaattacctcttactcaaaaactctacgttagttcagagggagctgtttctcacaatgttttattctaccaacagctccccattactcgttaccaagtaagtttttatgctgacaattgttttgaataattaccaatagtgtccagtgcctctaataTGGTTTGATAGTTTTGTTAGAGAGATCACCAAACACTAAACAGTAACTAGTGGCTGACGACTGTACCCGCAATATGTGTGTCGTACTCTGACGTAAAATTTGCGACAAGATCGCTAAAGTCCGGTGTATCTTGCTCggtaaccatggcaacgtgcGATCCAAAACTAACACTACTGCTTACGCATTTGCgtgacaacgacgacgacgacgacgacagtCCCTTTGCCCCGGGCTCCACGAAGAAGCTGGTGGGGAGGGAGCGTTTTCTCCACGGTAGGGCGCTCAGGGATTTTCCGGTGGGCTCTTGGTGGCGATGTACCCATCGATGCTCATCGCTGGTGCCCTGATGGTGATGTTCGATGCGTGTTTCATCAACACAGCCGCCAAGAGCAAAGTCAAATAACTCTTTCAAAGGTCCAAGCCCTTTAGTACAACCATTGACGGGATCGATGTTGTCAGCTGAAGAGGTTGACATATTACGAGGAGATGAAGACGAATTGACTCCTCTCCGACCCCGACCGGACGAGGAGGGCTCAGCCGCATCGCCGCTCTGCGCCACCCTCAGTAAGTCCGCGTAGTACAGCTCCCTCCCAGACTTCCCTGATGCAAAGCGATCCTCGTACACCGTCCCTAGCGAGTCGGGTTCATGTGAACCCTTCTTGCGGCCAAAGTACTTCTGGATGTCCCGATTGACAGCCTCGGCGAACTCGAGAAGCTGCTCGGCAACGTTGGGCTCGGGGTCCGACAGATCCTCGCTCGCCAATTCTGAGTCCATGTCAGCGGAAGTGTAGAGTGACTCGTTGTCACTATCTTCAACATCATCGTCTTCTACATCGTCGTCTTCCTCGTCGTAATCGTCTTGTACTTCGCCGTGTCTGCTGAGGACTTGATCTTGGTAACTTCGCTGAGGAGTGTAGTAATCGTAACCGCTCATTTGATGGTGGTGTTGATGgtgttgttggtggtggtggtggtgatgaTGACGAGGGTAACCGTGATGACCGAAGTTTACTGCCGTCATATTTGGGTGATGAGCGGCATAGCTCACTGCCATCTCAGTAGCCATCATTTCGGAATCGCCGCACTTGGTTCCCACAGATCACGATCCGTAGCACTTgcttttttctcttcaaattcaGAGATGTCCCTTGCTGACGATATCAATATCTCGTCCCAACAGTAATCGAAGTTCACAATCTGAAAAGAGGGTTTATGAGAAAATTAACAACTAAAAGCAGTATTTGTTATAATGGTTATTCAAAATGTTATTCTGAAAGTGGAGGCCACGGTATAAGACAAACGACTAACAATTTCTGATATCTTTACAAAAATACTTCACTGAGATTTACCTCGCGCGTGAAAGCAAAAACCGCTTCCACTGAGCCGTACGGCTGCAACTGTCAACTGCTGATAAATGGCCACCGCAAACAAACTGCCCTGCTTTTAAATTTCGCGTAAATCATTATCAAGTTCCAACCGAAAAGGACGAACTGTTCCATCCGAGCAGCCCCGGCTCAGCGCGGGATTAAATTACAACCATGAAATTTAGGGcggcagtttttttttagcgTTCCTCATCAAAAGAACAACACGCATactgagacaaaacaaaaaaaatcttcaacCACAAACTATCGAGAGTGTATCACTCACAATGATCAGAATAAAAATGTACGGGCTACTGTTTGTGGGGCGTAAATGATCCCCATCATTGTGCGGGGGAGAGCGAGTAGGCGACCGGCGACCCTATTTAGCTAGACTTCAGTCGGCTCGACTCATTTTGACGGCGACATTTATTCCACAAAAAACACCGAGCTACCGTATAATACGTGAACTTTGGACGCTGAAATGGGAAGTGTCAACCTCGACCGATGCTTCAAGTAATTTTGCTCTCTTTTCTTTCCTACGTTTGTTTGTGTATTAGTTTACAGGAAATGTAGTAGGCCATATTTAATTGTGGTGGTTGATTATTGTGGATGCTGCGTCGTGCACTTTTAGTTAAGATTTTATAAACAGAAAGTGCATTTGGGGAGCATACGAAATGAGTTTTGAACAGAACCGtttgtttcaactcgacgtttcgatcagtttgctctgatcgtcttctggagaaagctgttTTCTGCCTCTACTTTCCCCAGAAACGATCAGAGCagactgatcgaaacgtcgagttgaaaccaacggttctttccagaaccgACCCCAACTCATTTTAGAGATTACTATAACATGGTGTACCGCAAAACTTACTTTATCGTATTCCCACCATGAACAGTTTCAGAATCCtacttaaaacaatttttagtcTACATGCAAGTTAGAAAccgtttttattttcattttttaaaaccaACTTACTTCTTCATTTGAACCAACCATTAGCGCAAACAACTCAATTTCATTATATtgtcggccatttttttttcttctgaatttTCAGTACAGAATTAAAGCatggaggtaaaaaaaaaatgaaatgcgaTATAGTAATCTCCCCCTTTGCATGTCAATTCGCGCCTAAAAAAATCGCGTTAGTTGGACCACTTGTCAAACCAGACACCTTTGGccaattgtcaaataccagtcttctcacttggtgcatcccaatataagcacaaaatgacaaacctgtgaaaatttgaactcgtcgaagtcggtcgtcgaagttgcgaaataataatggaagtcaaaaacacccttgtcacacgaagttgtgtgcgaggtctcaaaatcaattcaaatacaatttttactgagaacttacttctttctcaaaaactatgtttacttcagagggagccgtttctcacattatttTATGATTAATCTCATTCTCATGGAGGGCGAAACGGCCTTGTTTTTAAGAATTACTAAATAGTTAACTTGCGGGTATACAACCTTGATAAGAACTcctttgtgtgagtgttggctctgaaaaagagccggtgtg
Coding sequences within it:
- the LOC139943845 gene encoding protein PERCC1-like, which produces MMATEMAVSYAAHHPNMTAVNFGHHGYPRHHHHHHHQQHHQHHHQMSGYDYYTPQRSYQDQVLSRHGEVQDDYDEEDDDVEDDDVEDSDNESLYTSADMDSELASEDLSDPEPNVAEQLLEFAEAVNRDIQKYFGRKKGSHEPDSLGTVYEDRFASGKSGRELYYADLLRVAQSGDAAEPSSSGRGRRGVNSSSSPRNMSTSSADNIDPVNGCTKGLGPLKELFDFALGGCVDETRIEHHHQGTSDEHRWVHRHQEPTGKSLSALPWRKRSLPTSFFVEPGAKGLSSSSSSLSRKCVSSSVSFGSHVAMVTEQDTPDFSDLVANFTSEYDTHIAGTVVSH